From a region of the Comamonadaceae bacterium OTU4NAUVB1 genome:
- a CDS encoding hydroxymethylglutaryl-CoA lyase encodes MNTPTPTPVPTPTANPATGRSAVHAADAPDVWRGARRRLYLQEVGPRDGLQMEAAFVPTAEKIALVNALSAAGLAKIEATAFVSPQAIPALRDAEVVLREIERVPGVVYTCLVPNRRGAERAIEARADELNLVMSASETHNLANLRMTRAQSFAALSGVLAMAREARVPVNVSLSCVFGCPMEGDVEPSVVLDWARRFVEAGARGITLCDTTGMAYPTQVAALTREFRARLPGTELTLHFHNTRGMGLANVLAAIDAGADRFDASLGGLGGCPYAPGASGNVCTEEIVHALELMDYDTGCDLSLLLAAAHRLPALIGHEIPSQIAKAGRRLDLHVPPPDFATWRDRALARDAGTPAET; translated from the coding sequence ATGAACACGCCCACGCCCACCCCCGTCCCCACCCCGACGGCCAACCCGGCCACCGGACGCTCCGCCGTGCACGCCGCCGACGCGCCCGACGTGTGGCGCGGCGCGCGACGGCGCCTCTACCTCCAGGAGGTCGGCCCGCGCGACGGGCTGCAGATGGAGGCCGCCTTCGTGCCGACGGCCGAGAAGATCGCGCTGGTGAACGCCCTCTCGGCCGCCGGGCTGGCCAAGATCGAGGCCACGGCCTTCGTCTCGCCGCAGGCGATCCCCGCGCTGCGCGACGCCGAGGTGGTGCTGCGCGAGATCGAGCGCGTGCCGGGCGTGGTCTACACCTGCCTGGTGCCCAACCGGCGCGGCGCCGAGCGCGCCATCGAGGCGCGCGCCGACGAGCTCAACCTGGTCATGTCGGCCAGCGAGACGCACAACCTGGCCAACCTGCGCATGACGCGCGCCCAGTCGTTCGCCGCGCTGTCGGGCGTCCTCGCGATGGCCCGCGAGGCCCGGGTGCCGGTCAACGTGTCGCTGTCGTGCGTCTTCGGCTGCCCGATGGAGGGCGACGTCGAGCCGTCGGTGGTGCTGGACTGGGCGCGCCGCTTCGTGGAGGCCGGGGCGCGCGGCATCACGCTGTGCGACACCACCGGCATGGCCTACCCGACGCAGGTCGCGGCGCTGACGCGCGAATTCCGCGCCCGGCTGCCTGGCACCGAACTCACGCTGCACTTCCACAACACGCGCGGCATGGGCCTGGCCAACGTGCTGGCCGCCATCGACGCCGGCGCCGACCGCTTCGACGCCTCGCTCGGCGGCCTGGGCGGCTGCCCCTACGCGCCGGGCGCGAGCGGCAACGTCTGCACCGAGGAGATCGTGCACGCGCTCGAACTGATGGACTACGACACCGGCTGCGACCTGTCGCTGCTGTTGGCGGCGGCGCACCGGCTGCCCGCGCTCATCGGCCACGAGATCCCGAGCCAGATCGCCAAGGCCGGGCGCCGGCTCGACCTGCACGTGCCGCCGCCGGACTTCGCGACCTGGCGCGACCGTGCGCTGGCGCGTGACGCGGGCACGCCGGCCGAGACCTGA